A region from the Salidesulfovibrio onnuriiensis genome encodes:
- a CDS encoding L-lactate MFS transporter — protein MSTIKVMNRWWVVLGAVLIQLCLGAIYAWSVFTPALKSAGWSKMQTQIVFAVGLACFAVVMVWAGKKLAAWGPRKLTMISGLILGAGYVLAGLLGGTNFPALLFCIGVIGGTGIGVGYVVPIAVGMRWFPDKKGMITGLAVAGFGFGAMGWVKLAGSWGHLIHSYGLSNTFIVYGVSFAALVILGGMWMTFPPEGWQPEGYAPPTPATDEKGQKREADYSGLEMLKTYQFKLIFLTFAFSAGAGLMSIGLMKLYPMEALQRAGYSTAEASAVAGTAMAVFFSLANGIGRIAWGAMSDLMGRKAAIILMTATQGFCVIAFPAMASNEFILYVGAAFIGFNFGGNFSLFPTITADTFGSKNVGRNYPFVFLSYGVGGIFGPILGGMLGDMGSFPLAFTTCGVLCLLGAVFTWHVNAPTAAEHERTGFLPLYRKLVAAKAPVRK, from the coding sequence ATGTCGACGATCAAGGTAATGAACCGCTGGTGGGTGGTTCTGGGAGCAGTACTCATCCAGCTCTGCCTGGGGGCCATCTATGCGTGGTCCGTGTTCACCCCGGCCCTGAAGTCTGCGGGATGGAGCAAAATGCAGACCCAGATTGTCTTTGCCGTGGGCCTTGCCTGCTTTGCCGTGGTCATGGTCTGGGCAGGAAAAAAACTGGCGGCCTGGGGGCCCCGCAAGCTGACCATGATCAGCGGTCTGATACTCGGAGCGGGTTATGTTCTGGCCGGCCTGCTCGGAGGAACAAATTTCCCGGCCCTGCTTTTCTGCATCGGCGTCATCGGCGGCACCGGCATCGGCGTGGGCTATGTAGTGCCCATTGCCGTGGGCATGCGCTGGTTCCCGGACAAGAAAGGCATGATCACCGGATTGGCGGTAGCCGGCTTCGGCTTCGGAGCCATGGGCTGGGTCAAACTGGCCGGTTCCTGGGGCCACCTGATCCATTCATACGGCCTGTCAAACACCTTCATCGTTTACGGTGTATCCTTTGCCGCTCTTGTCATCCTGGGCGGCATGTGGATGACCTTCCCGCCCGAGGGATGGCAGCCCGAGGGCTATGCCCCACCCACACCCGCAACAGATGAAAAGGGCCAAAAAAGGGAAGCGGACTACTCGGGACTGGAAATGCTCAAGACATACCAGTTCAAACTCATCTTCCTGACCTTCGCCTTCAGCGCCGGGGCCGGACTCATGTCCATAGGGCTCATGAAGCTCTACCCCATGGAGGCGCTACAGCGCGCCGGATATTCCACGGCCGAGGCAAGCGCCGTCGCGGGAACGGCCATGGCCGTCTTCTTCAGCCTGGCCAACGGCATTGGCCGCATTGCCTGGGGAGCCATGAGCGACCTCATGGGCCGGAAGGCCGCAATCATCCTCATGACCGCCACCCAGGGTTTCTGCGTTATCGCCTTTCCGGCCATGGCTTCCAACGAATTCATCCTTTATGTGGGCGCAGCCTTCATCGGCTTCAATTTCGGCGGCAACTTCTCCCTGTTCCCCACCATCACCGCCGACACTTTCGGCAGCAAGAACGTGGGACGCAACTACCCCTTCGTCTTTCTTTCCTATGGCGTGGGCGGCATCTTCGGCCCCATCCTGGGGGGCATGCTGGGAGACATGGGCAGCTTCCCCCTGGCCTTCACCACCTGCGGCGTTCTCTGCCTGCTGGGTGCAGTGTTCACCTGGCATGTAAACGCTCCCACTGCGGCGGAGCATGAAAGGACCGGATTCCTGCCATTGTATCGCAAGCTCGTGGCGGCCAAGGCTCCGGTCCGTAAATAA